The following are from one region of the Paenibacillus bovis genome:
- a CDS encoding xanthine phosphoribosyltransferase — MKLLEERIRAEGRILSDKVLKVDAFLNHQVDTMLAVEIGREFARLFAHEHITKVLTIEASGIQFAMATGIALNVPFVYAKKKKAVTQGDQVYAASVHSFTRGETYQVSIVKDYLNPEDRVLIVDDFLATGAALVGLADIVAESGATLVGMGCVIEKTFQEGRGLIEERGIPVQSLARIVSMSPGQVEFTAEKPLQPVMAVGESADADHQADQAKETIQSSSTTADLNRIGAGIGC; from the coding sequence ATGAAATTACTGGAGGAACGCATACGGGCAGAAGGCAGGATTTTGTCGGACAAAGTGCTCAAAGTAGACGCTTTTCTGAATCACCAGGTGGATACTATGCTGGCGGTGGAGATTGGCCGGGAATTTGCCAGACTGTTCGCGCATGAGCATATTACCAAGGTACTGACGATTGAAGCGAGCGGAATCCAGTTCGCGATGGCTACAGGTATTGCGCTGAATGTACCATTTGTCTATGCGAAAAAGAAAAAGGCGGTTACTCAGGGAGATCAGGTATATGCCGCTTCGGTGCATTCCTTTACCCGTGGCGAGACCTACCAGGTAAGCATCGTCAAGGATTACCTGAATCCGGAAGATCGCGTGCTGATCGTGGATGATTTCCTCGCGACAGGGGCAGCGCTGGTCGGACTAGCGGATATTGTCGCCGAATCGGGGGCGACACTGGTCGGTATGGGCTGCGTGATCGAGAAGACTTTCCAGGAAGGACGCGGTCTGATCGAAGAACGCGGTATTCCGGTACAATCGCTGGCACGGATCGTCTCTATGTCACCGGGACAGGTGGAATTTACAGCAGAGAAACCGCTGCAGCCGGTTATGGCAGTAGGCGAATCGGCAGACGCCGATCACCAGGCCGATCAGGCCAAGGAAACTATCCAGTCGTCATCCACGACTGCAGATCTTAACAGAATCGGGGCGGGTATCGGATGCTGA
- a CDS encoding ABC transporter ATP-binding protein has protein sequence MLNVNQISKTYSGKIAYKALTDIQFTIEDGEFVGIMGPSGSGKTTLLNLIATIDEPTSGQILINGQNINQMKKNELARFRRRELGFIFQDFNLLHTLTVQENIVLPLTLDGSKVSEMKQKAAAIAEKLGITSILNKRTYEISGGQAQRTAIARAMIHSPKMLLADEPTGNLDSKSARDVMEMLETINREQQTTMMLVTHDPVAASYCSRVIFIRDGRLYSEIHRGDNRQAFFQKIIDTLSLLGGHSNDISSIRLS, from the coding sequence ATGCTTAATGTTAACCAGATCAGCAAAACCTACAGCGGCAAAATCGCCTATAAAGCACTGACCGATATTCAGTTTACAATTGAAGACGGGGAGTTTGTCGGTATTATGGGACCATCCGGTAGCGGCAAAACGACGCTCCTCAATCTGATTGCCACTATCGATGAGCCGACCAGCGGACAGATTCTGATCAACGGACAAAATATTAACCAGATGAAAAAAAACGAACTGGCTCGCTTCCGGCGGCGGGAACTCGGCTTTATTTTCCAGGACTTCAATCTGCTGCATACTCTGACCGTACAGGAAAATATTGTCCTCCCACTGACACTCGACGGCAGCAAAGTCAGCGAAATGAAGCAAAAAGCAGCCGCTATTGCAGAAAAGCTGGGCATTACCTCCATTTTGAACAAGCGCACCTATGAAATCTCAGGCGGACAGGCGCAACGTACTGCAATCGCCCGGGCAATGATCCATTCCCCCAAAATGCTACTGGCTGATGAGCCGACCGGAAACCTGGATTCCAAATCAGCCCGGGATGTTATGGAAATGCTGGAGACTATCAACCGTGAACAGCAGACTACCATGATGCTCGTTACCCATGATCCGGTAGCCGCCAGCTACTGCAGCAGAGTTATTTTTATCCGGGATGGACGTCTGTACAGTGAGATTCACCGCGGGGATAATCGCCAGGCCTTTTTCCAGAAAATCATCGATACCTTATCACTGCTGGGAGGGCATTCGAATGACATTTCGTCAATTCGCTTATCATAA
- a CDS encoding YdcF family protein, protein MYILGMAGLCLVMFVISYTQDRRRLQNGVFLTIGIILLLFGLVLYAMNHLAGHVPYIAVLLILILLLLAPVVVLGIGVALIYNGRILLRKEGWKLPNLLSMLTGFGILVLPPLVLIAPYNSVLAPFVIVVQLCVAYFGLLFICYLVSSLLYNFHRPRYRPDFIIVLGSGLIRNKVPPLLASRLDQGIDVYLRHQDGEPPRIVVSGGQGSDEQTAEGEAMGQYLLEKGIPADHIIIENESANTLQNMRLSRQKMDELMGGKPYSCIFVTNNFHLFRAGIYARQAGIQGDGVGSYTALYYLPNAFIREYIAIIVMHRRIHIRIIAAGLILAMMAVLVLMIV, encoded by the coding sequence ATGTACATACTGGGTATGGCCGGATTATGTCTGGTCATGTTTGTGATTAGCTATACACAGGATCGCAGGCGACTGCAGAACGGTGTCTTTTTGACGATCGGGATTATTCTGCTGCTGTTTGGTCTGGTCCTTTATGCAATGAATCATCTGGCAGGACATGTACCGTATATCGCTGTGCTGCTGATTCTGATCCTGCTGCTGCTGGCTCCGGTCGTTGTGCTGGGTATTGGTGTAGCCCTTATTTACAATGGCCGGATTCTGCTGCGCAAAGAAGGATGGAAACTGCCCAATCTGCTGTCGATGCTAACCGGATTCGGGATTCTGGTGCTGCCCCCGCTCGTATTGATCGCACCCTATAATAGTGTGCTGGCACCGTTTGTTATTGTAGTGCAGCTTTGTGTGGCGTATTTTGGATTGCTGTTTATCTGCTATCTGGTATCGTCCCTGCTGTATAATTTCCATCGGCCGCGTTATCGGCCGGACTTTATTATCGTGCTGGGAAGCGGACTGATTCGCAACAAGGTGCCGCCGCTGCTGGCTAGCCGGCTGGATCAGGGGATTGATGTGTACCTGCGGCACCAGGATGGAGAACCGCCACGGATCGTCGTATCCGGCGGACAGGGTAGTGATGAACAGACTGCCGAGGGAGAAGCGATGGGACAGTATTTGCTGGAAAAGGGTATTCCGGCCGACCATATCATTATTGAGAATGAATCAGCCAATACGCTGCAAAACATGCGCTTGTCCCGGCAAAAGATGGATGAGCTGATGGGCGGCAAGCCGTACTCCTGCATCTTTGTGACCAATAATTTTCATCTGTTCCGCGCAGGTATCTATGCCAGACAGGCAGGCATACAGGGTGACGGCGTAGGGTCCTATACAGCGCTATACTATTTGCCTAATGCTTTTATTCGCGAATATATCGCGATTATCGTGATGCATCGTCGTATCCATATCCGAATTATTGCAGCTGGGCTGATTCTGGCCATGATGGCGGTATTGGTGCTAATGATCGTCTGA
- a CDS encoding ABC transporter permease, translating to MTFRQFAYHNVVRNKRLYAAYFLSSMFTVMVFFTFAIFAYHPLLADGQVNHNVQGGMSTAKWMIYVFSFFFVLYSMSSFLKTRKREFGLLMMQGMSPGQLRQMVFLENIIIGFAATLGGIGLGLVFAKAILLAGEHILVIEGGLNFYFPVRAIIVTCISFFILFLLISLFISSVLRSGKLIDLIKGSQKARNEPKASMLLSLLVLILIGTGYTLALLARGSDAFILLIPVSIVVSVGSYLLFTQLSVYIIRRLKSKESFFWSRTNMLLLSDLSYRMKDNARTFFLVCIVSTVSFCAIGSLYGLQSVVTRNVALSNPYVVSYLAKSKEVNVQKYTDSIDHTLQKHNIRTTRMNQMLTEYNMKEDSSTQTIVSLSMFNQLAELSDRPSIQLNTDETVAVTPFQLDLDHLNLPATTSSGIAVKPDRLIQSGVLGVEGISFVVPDHIYAQLGKPADYRSLYVWAGDQEQQEVLLAGSEIYNELDPSTTTHRIMVPGYDLNQELGSYGAILFIGLFIGIVFFVSAGSFLYFRLYSDLDEDKQKFRSIAKLGLTIPELNRVLNRQIILLFFAPIVVAMLHGAIALTTLANMFQTSLFKESLTVLGIFFLIQLVYFLIVRFFYIKQVRAAIR from the coding sequence ATGACATTTCGTCAATTCGCTTATCATAATGTCGTCCGGAACAAACGTCTGTATGCCGCTTACTTTCTGAGCAGCATGTTTACGGTAATGGTATTTTTCACCTTTGCGATCTTCGCCTACCATCCACTGCTCGCTGATGGACAGGTCAATCATAATGTTCAAGGCGGAATGTCTACTGCCAAATGGATGATCTATGTTTTTTCCTTTTTCTTTGTACTGTACTCAATGAGTTCCTTTTTGAAGACACGCAAAAGGGAATTTGGCCTGCTGATGATGCAGGGAATGTCTCCAGGACAACTGCGACAGATGGTATTTCTGGAAAATATCATTATCGGCTTTGCGGCTACGCTTGGCGGTATTGGGCTGGGACTCGTATTTGCCAAAGCCATCCTGCTGGCTGGTGAGCATATTCTGGTGATTGAAGGCGGATTGAATTTTTACTTTCCTGTACGAGCCATTATCGTGACATGTATATCCTTCTTTATTCTATTTCTGCTTATTTCCCTGTTTATCTCCTCCGTACTGCGAAGCGGCAAATTAATTGATCTGATCAAAGGCAGCCAGAAAGCACGCAATGAGCCGAAAGCTTCCATGCTGCTGTCGCTGCTCGTGCTAATACTGATCGGGACCGGTTATACGCTGGCCCTGCTGGCCAGAGGATCAGATGCGTTTATTCTTCTTATTCCGGTCAGCATTGTGGTATCGGTAGGCAGCTATCTATTGTTCACCCAGCTCAGTGTCTATATTATTCGGAGACTCAAAAGCAAAGAGTCCTTTTTCTGGAGCCGAACCAATATGCTGTTGCTCTCCGATCTATCCTACCGGATGAAAGACAATGCGCGTACCTTTTTCCTTGTCTGTATTGTCTCTACAGTCTCCTTTTGCGCTATCGGCTCTCTGTATGGACTGCAGAGCGTAGTAACGCGTAATGTAGCGCTCAGCAATCCCTATGTAGTCAGCTACCTGGCGAAAAGCAAGGAAGTCAATGTGCAGAAGTATACCGATTCTATCGATCATACCCTGCAAAAGCATAATATCCGAACAACCCGGATGAATCAGATGCTGACAGAATATAATATGAAGGAGGATTCCTCCACCCAGACAATTGTTAGTCTCTCCATGTTCAATCAGCTGGCAGAGCTGTCCGATCGACCGTCGATCCAGCTGAATACTGATGAGACTGTTGCAGTCACTCCTTTTCAACTGGATCTGGATCATCTGAATCTGCCCGCTACAACCTCCAGTGGTATCGCCGTCAAGCCAGATCGGTTGATTCAGTCCGGCGTGCTGGGTGTGGAAGGGATCTCGTTCGTCGTCCCGGATCATATCTATGCCCAGCTCGGCAAACCGGCTGATTACAGATCCCTGTATGTCTGGGCAGGCGATCAGGAGCAGCAGGAAGTTCTGCTGGCAGGCTCGGAAATATACAACGAACTGGACCCTTCCACAACAACTCACCGGATTATGGTTCCCGGCTATGACCTGAATCAGGAGCTAGGCTCGTATGGAGCGATTCTGTTTATCGGTTTATTTATCGGAATTGTGTTCTTTGTCTCGGCCGGCAGCTTTTTGTATTTCCGGTTATACAGCGATCTGGACGAGGACAAGCAGAAATTCCGCTCTATCGCCAAACTTGGTCTGACGATCCCCGAGTTGAATCGGGTGCTGAACCGGCAGATCATCCTGTTGTTCTTTGCTCCGATTGTTGTCGCTATGCTGCATGGGGCCATTGCCCTGACGACACTCGCTAATATGTTCCAGACTTCATTATTCAAAGAATCGCTGACGGTACTGGGGATCTTTTTCCTCATCCAGCTGGTCTACTTCCTGATCGTCCGTTTCTTTTATATCAAACAGGTACGGGCAGCTATCCGCTGA
- a CDS encoding dihydroorotate dehydrogenase: protein MTSLQCNIGGVTLRNPVIMASGTYGFGREYAAYVDAGILGGISCKGLTLHPRSGNPGCRIQETASGMMNSVGLENPGVAAFLEQELPYMTTLGTAVIANLGGSNAEEYIEGARLLSVHTRQQIEQGGRGIDMLELNISCPNVREGGIQFGIQTETARSIVRQVRSVTDLPLMVKLSPGAQDIVEMAVMCEEEGADAVSLVNTFSAMKIDIYRRRSAFDNGYAGLSGPAIKPIALRMVHQVARALSIPVIGMGGISSVEDIIEFIMAGADAVQVGTYNFVNLRAGTELVDGLQTWMQQQRIESLEEIRGIIG from the coding sequence ATGACCTCACTACAGTGTAATATCGGCGGCGTTACGCTGCGTAATCCGGTGATCATGGCGTCGGGAACGTATGGATTTGGCAGGGAGTATGCGGCGTATGTGGATGCAGGCATACTGGGAGGCATCTCCTGCAAAGGATTGACCCTGCACCCTCGTTCCGGTAATCCGGGATGCCGCATACAGGAGACAGCTTCCGGCATGATGAACAGTGTAGGATTGGAGAATCCGGGTGTAGCAGCTTTTCTGGAACAGGAGCTGCCGTACATGACAACGCTGGGTACAGCGGTGATTGCCAATCTGGGCGGTTCCAATGCCGAAGAATATATCGAAGGCGCACGGCTGCTGTCTGTACATACCCGACAGCAGATCGAGCAGGGCGGCCGCGGAATCGATATGCTGGAGCTGAATATTTCCTGTCCCAATGTCCGTGAGGGAGGGATTCAGTTCGGAATCCAGACAGAGACGGCGCGTAGTATTGTCCGGCAGGTACGCAGCGTGACTGACCTGCCGCTGATGGTCAAGCTGTCACCGGGTGCACAGGATATCGTGGAGATGGCAGTCATGTGCGAAGAGGAAGGGGCCGATGCGGTATCGCTGGTCAACACCTTTTCGGCGATGAAGATCGATATTTACCGGCGGCGCAGCGCATTTGATAATGGATATGCCGGTTTGTCCGGGCCGGCGATCAAGCCGATTGCGCTGCGGATGGTGCATCAGGTAGCCCGAGCACTGTCGATCCCGGTGATCGGCATGGGCGGAATCAGCAGTGTGGAGGATATAATCGAATTCATTATGGCCGGTGCCGATGCGGTGCAGGTGGGCACATATAATTTTGTGAATCTGCGTGCCGGCACGGAGCTGGTCGATGGGTTGCAGACATGGATGCAGCAGCAGCGGATAGAGTCGCTGGAAGAGATACGCGGGATTATTGGATAA
- a CDS encoding nucleobase:cation symporter-2 family protein gives MLSKRKVFTLGLQHVMAMYAGAIAVPLIIGNALNLTPEQMAYLIAADMFTCGLATLLQVLGTRFFGSGLPVVLGCTFTAVGPIIAIASTSNLPTAYGAIIISGIFVVLAAPLYGKLLRFFPKIVTGSVVTIIGLSLIPVAMNNVAGGQGSADFGAPHNLLLAVVTLLVILIVNRVATGFLRSISVLVGLVVGTVLAYMMGMVHFAAVGEASWFRVAQPFYFGTPQFSWIAIATMIIVNIVSMVESTGVYIAVGKATEQKVEQKQIVNGLRSEGLAIMLGGVFNAFPYTAFSQNVGLISLTKVKTRNVIFAAGGIMVVLGLLPKLAALTTVIPSAVLGGAMVVMFGSVAASGMSILGEVNLRNDRNLMIVACSIAIGVGSAVLPAIFAQMPGFLQPLLQNGIVTGSVAAVILNLILSDKRTVDAEESSEEPVVGLGVDASAGVKASTGLE, from the coding sequence ATGCTGAGTAAACGCAAAGTATTCACGCTGGGACTCCAGCATGTCATGGCGATGTACGCCGGTGCTATTGCGGTACCGCTGATTATCGGCAACGCACTGAATCTGACACCGGAGCAGATGGCGTATCTGATCGCAGCGGATATGTTCACTTGTGGTCTGGCTACCCTGCTGCAGGTGCTGGGTACGCGCTTTTTTGGAAGCGGTCTGCCGGTAGTGCTGGGTTGTACTTTTACCGCGGTAGGGCCGATTATTGCGATTGCATCAACGTCGAATCTGCCGACCGCTTATGGAGCGATTATTATCTCGGGTATTTTCGTGGTGCTGGCTGCCCCGTTATACGGCAAGCTGCTGCGCTTTTTCCCGAAAATCGTTACGGGTTCGGTCGTGACCATTATTGGTCTGTCGCTCATTCCGGTGGCGATGAACAATGTGGCCGGTGGACAGGGCAGCGCAGACTTTGGTGCACCACATAATCTGCTATTGGCAGTGGTGACTCTGCTGGTGATTCTGATCGTGAACCGTGTCGCTACAGGCTTCCTGCGCTCCATTTCGGTATTGGTTGGTCTGGTAGTGGGTACAGTGCTGGCTTATATGATGGGGATGGTCCATTTTGCAGCTGTCGGAGAAGCTTCGTGGTTCCGTGTAGCGCAGCCGTTTTACTTTGGTACCCCGCAGTTCAGCTGGATTGCGATTGCGACGATGATTATCGTGAATATTGTCAGCATGGTAGAGTCGACTGGCGTATACATCGCTGTCGGCAAAGCAACAGAACAAAAGGTCGAGCAAAAGCAGATCGTCAATGGACTGCGCTCCGAAGGTCTGGCGATTATGCTGGGTGGCGTGTTCAACGCATTTCCGTATACCGCCTTCTCGCAAAATGTAGGTCTGATCTCGCTGACGAAGGTCAAAACGCGTAATGTAATCTTCGCTGCTGGTGGAATTATGGTCGTACTCGGTCTGCTGCCAAAGCTGGCGGCTCTGACTACTGTTATTCCAAGTGCTGTACTAGGCGGAGCCATGGTCGTAATGTTCGGTTCGGTCGCTGCTTCGGGTATGTCTATCCTCGGTGAAGTAAATCTGCGCAACGACCGCAACCTGATGATCGTCGCATGCAGTATTGCGATCGGTGTAGGTTCGGCGGTACTGCCGGCTATTTTCGCCCAGATGCCAGGCTTCCTCCAGCCACTGCTGCAAAACGGTATTGTTACCGGTTCGGTGGCTGCTGTTATTCTCAACCTGATCCTGTCGGACAAGCGAACCGTCGATGCCGAAGAAAGCAGCGAGGAACCCGTGGTTGGACTGGGTGTGGATGCAAGCGCCGGTGTCAAAGCGTCAACCGGTCTGGAATAA
- a CDS encoding DinB family protein, with protein sequence MTMQTDKNTTVNMHSPANTEANRMIHPALQSGVDTNYSINTATDQVAKMQLALQRLEQQLDQYGQELDRYTLEQLTRQPSVEEWSLGQMYQHLIASALYMQLGNMEKCIRQYEQDRQQEAAYHEDSFARIAVKESAAPTAIAVDSATIQTSTNGKTESGESIFAEGSFPPVRIKVPGVPEPSQPKSREQLLNGLEQVRIRARELAPQAAAVPACYTEKHPRFGGLSAAEWMLLIEMHYRHHLHQKRRLDEFLNMSI encoded by the coding sequence ATGACAATGCAAACCGACAAGAACACGACTGTGAATATGCACTCCCCAGCCAACACGGAAGCGAACCGTATGATCCATCCTGCTCTACAATCAGGTGTAGATACGAACTACAGCATCAACACCGCGACGGATCAGGTAGCTAAGATGCAGCTGGCTCTTCAGCGCCTGGAGCAGCAGCTGGATCAGTACGGACAGGAACTGGATCGTTATACGCTGGAGCAGCTGACCCGTCAGCCAAGTGTAGAAGAATGGTCGCTTGGACAAATGTATCAGCATCTGATCGCTTCGGCATTATACATGCAGCTCGGCAATATGGAGAAGTGTATCCGGCAGTATGAGCAGGATCGGCAGCAAGAAGCCGCCTATCATGAGGATAGCTTCGCACGGATAGCCGTTAAAGAAAGTGCTGCTCCAACTGCCATCGCAGTAGACTCTGCTACGATCCAGACCTCTACAAACGGGAAAACAGAATCCGGCGAAAGCATATTTGCCGAAGGAAGTTTCCCGCCGGTACGGATCAAAGTGCCCGGCGTTCCGGAGCCATCACAGCCAAAGAGCCGGGAACAGCTGTTAAACGGTCTGGAGCAGGTGCGTATCCGTGCGCGTGAACTTGCGCCACAGGCTGCAGCTGTTCCGGCATGCTATACAGAGAAGCATCCGCGGTTTGGTGGTTTGAGCGCAGCCGAATGGATGCTGCTGATCGAGATGCATTATCGTCATCACCTGCACCAGAAGCGTCGTCTGGACGAGTTCTTGAATATGTCTATTTAA
- a CDS encoding dihydroorotate dehydrogenase electron transfer subunit, which yields MTRIISNEQIAPDVFVMKIAGSYKGRMGQFYMMRADDGYRGDSYPLLSRPLSIHDKGDDFIAFLYRVHGRGTAILSRMSAGQQVLLEGPFGNGFPVLDEPGRIALVGGGMGIAPLLLAARHYAQADIYLGFSGEAFAVESLRQAVESAARVKVMNSRHRSILELLEPGWYDTILACGPAGMLKALAECTAAANDAALHDSEGYPASTRLYISTEKHMACGIGACLTCTVRTTSGNRRTCVEGPVFAAEEVDWNDLTTV from the coding sequence ATGACTCGTATTATTTCTAATGAACAGATAGCACCGGATGTTTTTGTAATGAAGATTGCAGGATCGTATAAGGGCCGAATGGGACAATTTTATATGATGCGTGCAGATGACGGATACCGGGGAGACAGCTATCCCCTGTTATCCCGTCCGCTTAGCATTCACGACAAAGGCGATGATTTCATCGCCTTTTTGTACAGGGTCCATGGCCGTGGAACAGCGATTTTGTCACGGATGTCAGCAGGACAGCAGGTGCTGTTGGAAGGTCCGTTTGGCAATGGATTCCCGGTACTGGATGAACCGGGACGAATCGCGCTGGTCGGAGGCGGGATGGGCATCGCTCCGCTGCTGCTGGCGGCCCGTCATTATGCGCAGGCCGATATTTATCTGGGATTCTCCGGCGAGGCATTTGCAGTGGAGAGCTTGCGTCAGGCAGTAGAGTCAGCTGCTCGGGTAAAGGTGATGAACAGCAGGCACAGGAGCATACTGGAACTGCTGGAGCCAGGCTGGTACGATACGATTCTGGCCTGCGGCCCGGCAGGGATGCTCAAAGCACTGGCCGAATGTACAGCCGCTGCAAATGATGCTGCCCTGCATGACAGTGAAGGTTATCCGGCGAGTACCCGTCTGTATATTTCTACCGAAAAGCATATGGCCTGCGGCATTGGAGCCTGTCTGACCTGCACGGTGCGGACGACCAGTGGCAACCGCAGGACCTGTGTAGAAGGGCCGGTATTCGCAGCAGAGGAGGTGGACTGGAATGACCTCACTACAGTGTAA
- a CDS encoding response regulator transcription factor: protein MQKIMIVEDDPKIAGLLQNHITRYAYEVILTVNFSNVLEEFRQAQPDLVLLDVNLPSFDGYYWCRQIRNHSICPVLFISARSGEMDQIMALENGADDYITKPFDYGIIMAKIRSQLRRAYGEYASRTEEHIVEVAGLRLYPERMELAYTDAVIPLTRKECDIIGSLMERHPRVASREALLEKLWDDQNFVDENTLNVNITRVRKKFQELGLEDAVETVRGSGYRLNVFWTGEEKQ from the coding sequence ATGCAGAAAATTATGATTGTCGAAGATGATCCCAAAATTGCCGGTCTGCTGCAAAATCATATAACCAGGTATGCATATGAGGTGATCCTCACTGTTAATTTCAGTAATGTACTGGAAGAATTCCGGCAGGCCCAACCCGATCTGGTGCTACTCGATGTGAATCTACCCAGCTTTGACGGATATTACTGGTGCCGGCAGATCCGTAATCATTCTATCTGTCCCGTACTGTTCATCTCCGCGCGTTCCGGTGAGATGGATCAGATTATGGCTCTGGAAAATGGTGCCGATGACTATATTACCAAGCCGTTCGACTATGGCATCATCATGGCCAAAATCCGCAGTCAATTGCGCCGTGCTTATGGCGAATATGCTAGCCGAACCGAGGAACATATTGTAGAAGTTGCCGGTCTGCGCCTGTACCCGGAACGTATGGAGCTGGCCTACACAGATGCTGTTATCCCGCTTACCCGCAAGGAATGCGATATTATTGGCAGTCTGATGGAGCGCCACCCTCGCGTGGCAAGCCGGGAGGCACTGCTGGAAAAGCTCTGGGATGATCAGAATTTTGTGGACGAGAATACGCTGAACGTAAATATTACCCGTGTACGCAAGAAATTTCAGGAGCTGGGGTTGGAGGATGCCGTTGAGACAGTACGCGGTAGCGGGTATCGACTGAACGTCTTCTGGACTGGAGAGGAGAAGCAATGA
- a CDS encoding helix-turn-helix transcriptional regulator, which produces MNKTERLMAIVLELQRRSTLRAQDLADIFETSVRTIYRDMQALSESGVPLLGSPGQGYSLMEGYFLPPVSLTADEAVAIWIGTDFVGRYLSAKYQKDAVSARRKIQSILPESIHMQSAAVREAMLLIEGHKLEKMDDTTHLQLICEAAATRRQLTFRYSKPSGSTSTDESVRTVCPYGVVLTGSRWMLVAYCMMRQQIRHFRLSRMSNLILEEKTFVWPEDFQLSRYRPEDDRKILVRVRIDEGIAARLREDGSFYLEQLEERDGEIIAILRVRRIDEIVHTILGWGQGAVVLEPNELRIRLRQQLQNMLNSY; this is translated from the coding sequence ATGAACAAAACCGAACGATTAATGGCTATTGTACTGGAACTGCAGCGCCGCTCGACGCTACGCGCGCAGGATCTGGCGGATATTTTTGAGACGAGTGTGCGCACGATCTACAGGGATATGCAGGCACTCAGTGAATCGGGTGTGCCACTGCTGGGCTCACCGGGGCAGGGCTACTCGCTAATGGAAGGTTATTTCCTGCCGCCGGTCAGCCTGACAGCGGATGAAGCGGTAGCGATATGGATCGGGACTGATTTTGTGGGCCGCTATCTCAGTGCCAAATATCAAAAGGATGCCGTCTCGGCACGCCGTAAAATCCAGTCCATTTTACCGGAATCTATTCATATGCAGTCGGCCGCGGTACGTGAAGCGATGCTGCTTATTGAAGGTCACAAGTTAGAGAAAATGGATGATACGACGCATTTGCAGCTTATCTGTGAGGCAGCTGCGACCCGGCGGCAGCTGACTTTTCGCTATAGCAAGCCATCCGGTTCTACATCTACAGATGAAAGTGTACGTACCGTCTGTCCGTATGGAGTTGTGCTTACCGGCAGCCGCTGGATGCTGGTGGCCTACTGTATGATGCGGCAGCAGATTCGTCATTTCCGGCTGTCACGCATGTCCAATCTGATCCTGGAAGAAAAAACGTTTGTATGGCCGGAGGATTTCCAGCTTAGCCGTTATCGCCCGGAAGATGATCGCAAGATACTGGTCAGAGTGCGAATCGATGAAGGAATCGCTGCCCGACTGCGCGAGGACGGCAGCTTTTATCTGGAGCAGCTGGAAGAGAGGGATGGAGAGATCATCGCTATCCTGCGAGTGCGCCGGATCGACGAAATTGTCCATACGATCCTGGGCTGGGGACAAGGAGCCGTTGTGCTGGAGCCGAATGAGCTGCGTATTCGCCTGCGTCAACAATTGCAAAATATGCTGAATAGCTACTGA